The sequence below is a genomic window from Paenibacillus silvisoli.
TCGTCGTGCTCGAAGAAATGTAGACCGTATGCAGAAACGCCGTCAAATAGTTCGACGCTTCCATCGCGATTTTGAAATTGTCCAGCGTAAAATGTCTCGGGATCCAAAGCACCGTCGGGTCATAAATATCGACCTTGCTTCGGAACGCGATGGAAATGCGCAGAAAGAGCGGAAACAAGATGACGAAGCAGAAGCCAAGGATCAGCACCGCGCGAATGACGGTCCAAAGCAGCCCTTTCGTCCGGTCGACCGGATTGTACCGCCGTACGAACAATTCGGTATAAGCAGCAGGCGATTTCATGGACGTCCCTCCTTCTTAATCATAATAGAACACCTTCCGCGAGATCAGGCCGACGGAAATGGCGAGAATGAGGCTGACGCAAAGGAAAAAGACCCACGACATCGCGGCGCTAAGCCCGAAATCGAATACTTTGAAGGCCGTTTCCGATATAAGCAGATTAATCTGATTGCTGCTGAACGTATCCGTGATGGAGTAGACCAGGTTCGTCAGAATAAGCGGCGTCACCATCGGGAACGTAATTTTCCAGAAGCTCTCGTACCCTGTCGCGCCTTCGATCTTGGACGCTTCGTATAAGGACGGGGAGATCGACTGCAGCCCCGCCAAGAAAATTAGAATTTGTACGCCGGAGGAGCTGATGATCTCGTAGATCCGGTCTACCGCACCCGTAATATAGTCGACGATGACAGGCGACAGGCCGGATTCCAGCATCATTTTGCTAAGCTCGAAGCTTTGCAGCATGCCGCCCGAGCCCTCTTCCCCGCCGCCGGTGTTAATCGCTCCGCCGCCCACGAAGCTGCTAATGTCCATATTCGCGATCGCGCTGGAAGCGAGAATAACCGGCAGGAAGAAGACGGCTCTTGCGAACGGACGCCCTCTGAATTTCTGATTGAGCAGAACGGCCGCAAACAAGCTGAAAATAATGATTAGCGGCACGTTCACGACCATCGTAACGACGGATTCGACCAGCGTGCGCGGGAAATCCGGATTGTCCGTGAACAGGCTTGTGTAGTTATCGAAGCCTTCGTAGTTGACCTCAAAGCCGCCTTCCACCAAATCGAGCGAGCTTAAGCTGTAGCGGAACGATTGGATGAGCGGCAGAATGAACAGCATAATCATCCCGAAGATGAGCGGGGACGCGAACAGCACCCCGAACCATGCGTTTTTCTGCTTGAGCGTCATTGGTTTCTTGAACAAATCATTCACCGCCTACCCGGAAGCTTTCGGCGCCGATCTCGATGCCGTTCACATTCACAGCTGTTTTATTGTAATTTACGATGACCGAATCGCCGTTCTCGAAGGTCGTTTCCACTACGCGGTCGGCGAGCGTGCGGTGACCGGAAATCGTCTGGCTGCGCACCTGCTTCAAGAACGGATTGGCCTCTTTGTATAAGCTGACGGCTTCCTTGAGCCAATCCCCGTAATGGAGCGCGTACAGGTAATCGTAATCGGTATCCTTCACGACCGATGACTCGTTGTAATACCACTCATAGTAGACCGCCGAGCCCGTTTCGAGCGCCTTCAGCATCGAAATGCGCGGATTCTGATATTCGTCGCGGTTAAACGGAGCGCCTGCCATATCCGCATACCCATGAAGCGCGATTTGATAGAACATGACATCCTCATCCGTAATGTTCAACCGGTTGCTGGACGTCGGTGCGCCTACGATCAAGTCGGCATACGGAACCGTATAGGCGTTGCCGCCGTTCACCATCAACGAGCCGCTCTTCTCCTTCAGCTTGCCGGTTTCCTCCGACACGATATTGCGCGCGTCTTGGCGGTTGACCGGCCGGTCGGGATTAAAGTCCGAATTCACTTCGTTCCCCATATCCCGCAGCGATACGCCGCCTGCTTCGAGCTTTCCGTAGTCGGCGATGAAGTCGTCTACCGTTTCCGCAAGCTTGCCGGCGGAGAGCACGTAGTGGGAGAAAGCGGAATTGTCTTTGATATACATGACCGGATTGTACCGATAGACAGCCGCGCTGCGCCGGTCCAGGAAGTCCGCGCTGCCGCTTGCGCCTTTATATTTCTCCAGAAAAGCGACATCCGGATACAGCCCGATTCCGTTGTCCTTCGCATAATCGATCAGCTCATTCAAATCCTTCTTGCCGCCAAGCGCGCCGACGGCCTTCACGTCGCCAGGGGAGCTGTGGCGGATTCCGCCGTTGAACCAGCCGACATAGCGAAGCGCGATATCGTCAATGCCTTGCTCCTTCAGCTTCCCGAGCAGCTTGACCGCTTCATCGTAGGTCGTTAACGATTCCGTAGCTTGATACGGAATGCCAAGGAACGACTTCTGCTTGCGGAACGCGCCTTCCAGTTCAACGATGAACGGGGAATTCGCCTTCGGCTCAAGCTTGGCAAGCTTATACTTGTCCACGAGATAATTCCGGTACATGCTCGCCATGCCGATGTAGTCCGACTTATTGCCGGACAGGAAGCCATATCGAATGCGAAGCTCGCCTTGGTACGGCCGCTTCTGGAACATCGGTACCGAGCTCGTCTTCGTGCCTGAGCTGAGCGTATAGTAGTCCATCGCGACGAACTGGAATTCGGCGCCGACGCTGTTGTAGGAGTCGTGGCGGCCGCTGATGTCCGCGAGCACGCTGGAAAGCGCGTCGCCGTTCTCGATGATGCCGAGCGTCGCGTGATCGTTCTGCTTCATGCCGAATACGGGCAGCCGGATCGGCGTGCTGGTCAACACCCGCTCCTTCACGTCGAACGTGCCGTCCGCTCCGTACACGGGCATTTTATACGGCTCGGCGTTAAGCCTTTTATTATTCAATCGAATGAGCGCGCCCGAACCGTCCGGTACGAAAATATAGCCTTCCTTCCGAACGTCCGCCGCGCCGAAATGCTTCAGGACCTGAACGGAAGCAAGCGGGAAGGACGGACTGTACCGGACTTCCTTCGCATCGATCGACACCGTGAATTGGTCGCCGTCCAGGCTGTATTCGACCGGAATCGTAAATTGCGCCGACTCCTCCGCGTCTTCGACGGCAACGCCGTTCTCCTCGTTATCCTGCGCGGCGTCCTCTTTCGTGTAGCCCGCCGCCGTCAAATAAGCGGCCAATTCCACCTTCACATTGTCCTGCAGGTTCCGTACCTCGTACACCTGCTTCTCGGAATCGAGACGGTATTTATAGGTCACCTGCTTGCGCGCGTCGTCGTCCGGAAGCTTCGCCAAGATCCGTTCCTCGAACCGCTTCTTGCCGATCATCGAAGGGATATTGTCGGTGCCGCCCGAAGCTTTGCCGAACTGGTAGACGACCTTCGCGCCCGTCTTCGTCGGCGTAATGACAGCCTGCTTCTTGCTGACGCTGTCGTCATAGCTGTTGAGACGGTACACTTGCCCCTTCTCGTTATAGTAAGTTAGCAGCAGCTGCGAGGCCAGCTCCGACCGGTAGAGCGGCGAAGCCGCCGCATCGTTGGCCCGGCCGGCCGGATTGGAGAACCAGACATAGCCGCTTTGCTTTTCTTTCACGGCGATCTCGGCGGTATCGCGGTTCATGTACAAGACGAGCGACTCCGTTTCCGACAGCTGCTCCATCGCGGCGAGCGCAGCCAGCTCTTCCTTCGTATTCGCGGTTACCCCCGCATCGTTCGAACCGGCATCCAGCGAGGCGACGGACACTTCTTTCGCCGCAGCCTCGTTATCGGCCGCTGCGGCTGTCGACGAGCTGCCTGCCGCTTGGCCGGCGGTTTCGGTATCTCCGTCCGCGAAGCTGCCGGCGGCAGTGCCTGCCGCCAAGCAGGCGCAGAGGGCTGCGATGACGATTAGATTACGTTTAACCACAACCATTCCCTCCATGTCATACACGTAAATTCCGCCGAGAACGTCACTGGAAGCGGAACGACATTTCTTGATAGAACGATACCGCGAAGCTGATCATTTGCTGCAGCATGCTGAAGAACAGAACGCCGAGGAACAGCATGATGCCGATTACGACGAGCGTCAGCAGCATCGTAACGACCGTCTTCCCCGCCGAATACTGGTGAACGGTCATTGTACCGACGAACAGCAGCGCGACGAACCAGACGATCGCGACCGTATCGAGCAAATAATAGAACGGGCTTTCATCCGTCGTAATGATGGTGCTGTATAGCGTTTGCGGCAAATAGATGACGACAAACGGCATGAGCGAATAGCCGGCCGACATGACGATTTCCTTGAATTTGCCTTCGCCGTCCATCAGCGTCGTCAGCGACCAGTTCGCGACGCACCAGAGCAGAAACGGCAAAATAACGAATTTCAGTTCATTGATGCTGTTCAGCGCGTCGGGATTGTTGAAGTTGACGACGAAGCCGCTGTATTGGCGCTTGATGATCGTAAACAGCACGAGCAGAAGCACGATCCCTACGGCGATCTTGATTCGGCCTTTCTTCTCGAACTTCATTTCCCAGAAGCCGTTGAACGGGTGAATCATCGTATAGAACGGGTTTTTCAGCGCGCCGACTTCGGAATAATAGCCGCCTGCCGCCCGTCTGCGGACGAATTTCGTCCCCGCAATCGCCAAGCCGATCGCTGCCGCCAGGCAGAGGACGATCGTGCCGAAGCGTTCCATGACGATCTCTTTCCGGTAACGCTTGAACGCTTCCGAATATTTCTCCCTGTTGTTGCCCAGCTTGAAATATTTCATCGCCGCTTGGTTGTCGCCTTGCTTCAGCAGCGATTTCCCGATGCCGATGTAGGCGACTTCGAAATTGCTGTTTAGCTGCAGCACGCCGCTCCAAGCCGCGCTTGACTGCTCAACCTTGCCGTTGTCCAGCGACGTGACCGCTTCGCGAATGAGACTGCCGTAGCGCGTCGGTTCGAATACGGTCAATCGGTTGTTATCCTTATCCAGCACGAGCGCTTGCTCGTTCAGCATGCCAATCGCCGCCGGCGAACGGAATTTTCCAAGCTCGGCTCCAAGCCCGCCGAACATGTACAGCAAATTGCCGTCCTTGTCATACGTGAACACGCGGCCGCGCTTCGAATCGAGCGCGCTGTACATGCCGCTTTCATCCTGCGTCACGTCCGCGAAGATGGAGCTGCCGGGGATGCTGCCCGTATCCTGCGTCCCGATATCGCCCTTCGGCGGGAAGTACCCTTCGCTTCGCAAAATATCGACGCCCGAAGGATTGAGCTTCTTGATCGGGCGGCTCGAATTTTCTTCCACGGTCGTCGTGTACATGAAGCCGTCATCGTCGATGGCGATATTGTTAAACTCGAGCGGGATGAACTGCTCCATTTGATCGCGCTGCTTCTTCGTGGAAATCCGTTTCCAGAACAGGTCCATCGGATTGAATTTAACGCGGTTCGTGCCGACGAATCCGCTGAACGCGCCGCCGGAGTCGAACTCCATGATGCCTTCGTACGATCCCCGGCTGATCACGTACAGACGCTGCGCCTTATCGGCGACGAGCTTGATCGGCGCATACTGGAAGCCATCGCGGATGAGCGACGACTTCGGCTCGGCGATGATGCGCGTCAGCGTCCCATCGGCGTTTAGCTCTACGATCCGCCGATTTTGCGTATCCGCCACATAGAGATGGCCGTTCGCGTCCGCGAACACGCCTTCCGGCTGCTTGAAGGCATCGCTCTTGCCGCCGTCTTCGAATCCGGCGATCACCCGCTCCACCTGCAGCTTCTGATTCAACACGATAATTCGGTTGTTGCCGGTATCCGCGATATACACGCGGCCGGCTCCCGAAACATATAAATCCTGCGGTCCGGACATCGGTTCGATGCCCAAATCTTCCCCGTACACGGCCCGGTCGGCGCGGTACGGATCCGGCGCCGGCACGGCTTCCCCCCAGTACGAGTAGTTATAACTGTCGTCTCCGGAGGCGAAAGCCGCCGGCGCGCAGATGCCGGTCAAGAGGACGACCAGCATCCAGGCTATGATCGTTCGTTTGGCTGTCACAATCCGGCTCCCCCCATGCTTACTCTTTCAGCCCCGATGTCGACATCGTTTGAATGACCCTGCTCTGCGTAACGATAAAAACGATGATCGGAACGGACATCATCAGCAGCGTCACGGCCGCCACAGGCCCCGTTCTGGCGATGCCGCCGCTCGCGATTTGGCCGAAAACGGCATCGACGGTACGCAGCTGCTCGCTGTAAATATACTTATGGCTCGTTACGGATCCGTTCGTCCACAAGCTTTGAAGCGAGAAAATAATGAGCGTCATCCATGCCGGCTTTACGATCGGCATGACGATCTTCCAGAAGATCCGGTACTCGGTAGCGCCGTCAATCTTGGCCGCTTCGATCAAAGCGTCCGGAATTTGCTCCATAAACTGCTTCATCAAGTACAGCCCTAGCGTCGAAGCGAAGGCCGGAAGCAGGATCGCCCAGTACGTATTGATCAGGCCGAGCCATGAAATCGTCATATAGTTCGGCACTTGCGTAACGTAAGGCGTAAACATGAGCGACATCACGACCAGGCTGAACAGCGCGTTCCGGAACGGAAACTTCGCCTTCGCAAGCGAGTAGGCCGCCGCGGATGCGATGATAACATGCCCGGTCGTGCCGACGATCGCGATAAAGAACGTATTGAACACGTACCGCGAGAACGGTACCCATGAGTCCGAGAAAATGTTGACCAAATCGGTGAAATTTTTGAAGCTCGGATTCCGTACGATGAATCTTGGCGGGAAGGCGAAGATTTCATCCAGCGGCATGAACGCCCGGTTGATCGTGTACACGAGAGGCAGCGACATGAACGCCGCGACGCCCGCAAGCAGCAGGAACAACAGAATGTCGACGGACCAAGAGCGATTCAGCCGTTTTTTCAATAAAAACTTGAGTGCCAACGCCCTATTCACCTACTTTTCGAAGAAGCTTCTGCGTGATCATATTGGTCCCCATCATGATGGCGAACAGAATCGTCGCGATGGCCGACGCATACCCCATCTGGAATCGGATCGTTCCGTAATCGACCAAGTGAGTGACGATCGTATGAGCGGCATAGTCGACGCTCGGGAAGCCGATCATGTAGATCGAAATTTCCGCGACCGCGAAGGCCGACGTAATTTGAATGACCGCGCCGAACATCAGCTGCGGCCGCATCGCCGGAAGGGTAATGAACCACAGCTCCTGCCAGCGGTTGCGGATGCCGTCGATGGCTCCTGCTTCATAGAGAGAGCGGTCGACGTTTTGCAAGCCGGCGATGAACGCCAGAAAGGAAGTGCCAAGGCTCAGCCACAGCTGAACCATCATCAGAATCGGCAGCATGTAGCGGGGATCCTGCAGCCATTGGATCGGCTCCAGAATAAAGCCCCATTTGATCAGAAACGAGTTCATGTACCCGTAGGAGTCGCTGGAGAACAGCGTCTGCCAGATGAGATACGTGTTGCCCGCGATGGATGGCGCGTACAGAATGAGCGTCAGCACCGCTCTCACCTTCGGCGGCAGCTCGTTGATCAGCCATGCGAACAGGAAGCACGCGATATAGCTGATCGGCCCCGTAATGAATGCGAATAAGAACGTATTCTTAAGCGCAATGAGAAACACGTCGTCTGCCACGAACAGGCGGGCGTAGTTATCCCAACCGACCCAACGCGGCATTTCAAGCATGTTGAAATACGTAAAGCTGAGCACGACCGACATGAATACCGGTATGACCGTAAAAGTAAAGAACAGGATAAAAAAGGGAGCCAGCAAAACGAGCGCATGCTTGTTTTTGGCAAGCTCTCCCTTTATATATCGCAATCGCTTGATGGATAAGGCGTTCATCGAATATCCCCTCACTTCTTATAGGGAAGCTTGAATTCTTCTCTCTTTGCGCTGATCTCTTCATTCATCGCCCGAACGTAATCTTCCATCGTTTCGCGCGGATCGGCGCCTTGCACGACGACTTTCCGGAAGGCATTATCGATGTTGCGTCCGGTTAAGTACCCGCCCGGCACCTCCGGAATGCCTTTCGTCCATTTCATTTGCTCCATCAGCGTCTGAAGATCGCGGACTGGCCATGCCAGCTGCTGCAGCGCTTCGAGATTCGCCGTCGGATAACGGGCCGACGTGCCGAGACGGACTTCCATATCCCGTCCGAACGCAAGCTGCGTCTCTTTGCTCGTCCACCATTTCATGAAGGACCATGCCGCGTCTTTGTTCTTCGTATGCTCGAACATGACGGCTGAGGTGCCTCCCGCTCCGACATCTCTGCGAACCGTGCCGTCCTGCTGCTTCGTGCCGGGAACGGGAACGAAGCCCCAAAGCCCTTTAATTTCGGGCGCGTAAACGGACAGCTTGTTGTACATCGTGTAGTCGACGATGCCGATCGGCATTTCGCCGGTACGGAACCGGTTGGCGAAGTCCGTCTGGATCGGAATCTTGTAGTTGACGTACAAGTCCGTCCATTTCTTGAATTGGCGAATCGCCGATTCTTCGTCCAAGCCGCTCGCTTGATCGCCGTCTTTGTAAAACTCGCCGTCGTTCTGGTAGAGCAGCATCGCGAAGGTCGGACTTGGCGGCAGCGTAATAATATCGGTCGTCGCCACGTCGTTGCCCTGCGCGTTCAGTCCCCGCTGCGGCAAGCCGAATTGAAGATTATGCTTTTGCAGCTCCGGAATGAGCGCATAAACGTCATCCCACGTTTGCGGCACTGGGAGCTTCAATTCGTCCTCCAAAATATCCTTCCGGTAAAACAATACCGGGAACGTAAGCTGCTCCGGCAATGCGAAGGAACCGCCGTTATAGTTATAAGGCACCATCGCGCTTTCCGTAAATTGCGTGGCGGTAGCTTTGAAATCATCGAACACGGATAAGTCCTGCAGCGCATTCCGCGTCGCGAAGTTTACCGGCACCTCGTTGCCGACCTGCAGCGCCACGTCGGGTCCTTTGCCGGCAACCGTGGACGGAAGCAAAATATCGGCGGAAACAAGCTTCAAATTGACATGAATGCCTGTGTCGCGCGTGAAATTGTCATCCACGAGCCGTTTAATGATCTGCGCTTGGTCGCGTCCCGAGGTGACCCAGACGGAAATCGATTTCGAGCCTTCCTCGTCGCCGCTGAAATCGTCATAGTTCTCATAGAACGATGCCGCGAAAGACGCGACGCTGGACTTCATCGACTGCAGACGCGTCGCTTCCGCATTCGGAAGCTCAGCACCCGGCGCCGAAACGATCAAATAATCGACGGCGATCGGCTGTTCGTTAATCATGAGCATCCAGGAGCCGAGCGCGCCGACGTTGCTCTTGAACGTATCGATTCGGCTCGGTACCGTATCGGGGCGCTTGGCCATATCGGCCAGCTGATACGCGAGCGTATTCAGCAGCGCGGAACGATCGTTGCCGCCCTGTCCAGGCGCTTGGAGCATGCGCGCGATCGCGTAGAGACGTTCGCTTTCCTTGCTGAATAAGCCGGTCATCTCGGGAATGCGCTTCTCCAGCGCGTAATCGCGGAATTGATCCGGCACGACGCCCGTAAAGCTGATGATTTTCCGGTACATCGCATTCAAGCTCAGAATGCTGTTCTCCACCGTCCGAAGCACCGGCGCCAG
It includes:
- a CDS encoding carbohydrate ABC transporter permease, encoding MNDLFKKPMTLKQKNAWFGVLFASPLIFGMIMLFILPLIQSFRYSLSSLDLVEGGFEVNYEGFDNYTSLFTDNPDFPRTLVESVVTMVVNVPLIIIFSLFAAVLLNQKFRGRPFARAVFFLPVILASSAIANMDISSFVGGGAINTGGGEEGSGGMLQSFELSKMMLESGLSPVIVDYITGAVDRIYEIISSSGVQILIFLAGLQSISPSLYEASKIEGATGYESFWKITFPMVTPLILTNLVYSITDTFSSNQINLLISETAFKVFDFGLSAAMSWVFFLCVSLILAISVGLISRKVFYYD
- a CDS encoding DUF5696 domain-containing protein; amino-acid sequence: MVKRNLIVIAALCACLAAGTAAGSFADGDTETAGQAAGSSSTAAAADNEAAAKEVSVASLDAGSNDAGVTANTKEELAALAAMEQLSETESLVLYMNRDTAEIAVKEKQSGYVWFSNPAGRANDAAASPLYRSELASQLLLTYYNEKGQVYRLNSYDDSVSKKQAVITPTKTGAKVVYQFGKASGGTDNIPSMIGKKRFEERILAKLPDDDARKQVTYKYRLDSEKQVYEVRNLQDNVKVELAAYLTAAGYTKEDAAQDNEENGVAVEDAEESAQFTIPVEYSLDGDQFTVSIDAKEVRYSPSFPLASVQVLKHFGAADVRKEGYIFVPDGSGALIRLNNKRLNAEPYKMPVYGADGTFDVKERVLTSTPIRLPVFGMKQNDHATLGIIENGDALSSVLADISGRHDSYNSVGAEFQFVAMDYYTLSSGTKTSSVPMFQKRPYQGELRIRYGFLSGNKSDYIGMASMYRNYLVDKYKLAKLEPKANSPFIVELEGAFRKQKSFLGIPYQATESLTTYDEAVKLLGKLKEQGIDDIALRYVGWFNGGIRHSSPGDVKAVGALGGKKDLNELIDYAKDNGIGLYPDVAFLEKYKGASGSADFLDRRSAAVYRYNPVMYIKDNSAFSHYVLSAGKLAETVDDFIADYGKLEAGGVSLRDMGNEVNSDFNPDRPVNRQDARNIVSEETGKLKEKSGSLMVNGGNAYTVPYADLIVGAPTSSNRLNITDEDVMFYQIALHGYADMAGAPFNRDEYQNPRISMLKALETGSAVYYEWYYNESSVVKDTDYDYLYALHYGDWLKEAVSLYKEANPFLKQVRSQTISGHRTLADRVVETTFENGDSVIVNYNKTAVNVNGIEIGAESFRVGGE
- a CDS encoding YIP1 family protein — protein: MTAKRTIIAWMLVVLLTGICAPAAFASGDDSYNYSYWGEAVPAPDPYRADRAVYGEDLGIEPMSGPQDLYVSGAGRVYIADTGNNRIIVLNQKLQVERVIAGFEDGGKSDAFKQPEGVFADANGHLYVADTQNRRIVELNADGTLTRIIAEPKSSLIRDGFQYAPIKLVADKAQRLYVISRGSYEGIMEFDSGGAFSGFVGTNRVKFNPMDLFWKRISTKKQRDQMEQFIPLEFNNIAIDDDGFMYTTTVEENSSRPIKKLNPSGVDILRSEGYFPPKGDIGTQDTGSIPGSSIFADVTQDESGMYSALDSKRGRVFTYDKDGNLLYMFGGLGAELGKFRSPAAIGMLNEQALVLDKDNNRLTVFEPTRYGSLIREAVTSLDNGKVEQSSAAWSGVLQLNSNFEVAYIGIGKSLLKQGDNQAAMKYFKLGNNREKYSEAFKRYRKEIVMERFGTIVLCLAAAIGLAIAGTKFVRRRAAGGYYSEVGALKNPFYTMIHPFNGFWEMKFEKKGRIKIAVGIVLLLVLFTIIKRQYSGFVVNFNNPDALNSINELKFVILPFLLWCVANWSLTTLMDGEGKFKEIVMSAGYSLMPFVVIYLPQTLYSTIITTDESPFYYLLDTVAIVWFVALLFVGTMTVHQYSAGKTVVTMLLTLVVIGIMLFLGVLFFSMLQQMISFAVSFYQEMSFRFQ
- a CDS encoding carbohydrate ABC transporter permease, coding for MALKFLLKKRLNRSWSVDILLFLLLAGVAAFMSLPLVYTINRAFMPLDEIFAFPPRFIVRNPSFKNFTDLVNIFSDSWVPFSRYVFNTFFIAIVGTTGHVIIASAAAYSLAKAKFPFRNALFSLVVMSLMFTPYVTQVPNYMTISWLGLINTYWAILLPAFASTLGLYLMKQFMEQIPDALIEAAKIDGATEYRIFWKIVMPIVKPAWMTLIIFSLQSLWTNGSVTSHKYIYSEQLRTVDAVFGQIASGGIARTGPVAAVTLLMMSVPIIVFIVTQSRVIQTMSTSGLKE
- a CDS encoding carbohydrate ABC transporter permease, coding for MNALSIKRLRYIKGELAKNKHALVLLAPFFILFFTFTVIPVFMSVVLSFTYFNMLEMPRWVGWDNYARLFVADDVFLIALKNTFLFAFITGPISYIACFLFAWLINELPPKVRAVLTLILYAPSIAGNTYLIWQTLFSSDSYGYMNSFLIKWGFILEPIQWLQDPRYMLPILMMVQLWLSLGTSFLAFIAGLQNVDRSLYEAGAIDGIRNRWQELWFITLPAMRPQLMFGAVIQITSAFAVAEISIYMIGFPSVDYAAHTIVTHLVDYGTIRFQMGYASAIATILFAIMMGTNMITQKLLRKVGE
- a CDS encoding extracellular solute-binding protein, with translation MKRSYVKLISILVVLCAIVIVGASLFGGGAGHPASAEDRPLDTASLSKLSASFKKGSYDEYASKHQGEPVQDSPIRIEAESYTAANGMDVSIVSNYEGEQGEAVMTGDAGSITWAFDVKQSGMYQIGMKYFTVKGKESDIERGLLIDGETPFSEARSLIFSRIWKDEKASFDRDDRGNDLTPKQVEVPMWQETAFRDAQGYYEQPYLFYFSAGKHEVTLTSSREPLVIDYLTLTKPVNPITYDELAKQYQEKGYKPAEGSFLKIQGEASSLKSTPMLLPYNDRSDPAIEPFHASKLRNNAMGGWTWRMPGQWIEWEVEAPKDGLYQIAFKNRQNYLTDMSALRTLTIDGAVPFKEAQRIGFAYASEWQMKVLGKDAATPYQFYMTAGKHRIRLEVTLGELAPVLRTVENSILSLNAMYRKIISFTGVVPDQFRDYALEKRIPEMTGLFSKESERLYAIARMLQAPGQGGNDRSALLNTLAYQLADMAKRPDTVPSRIDTFKSNVGALGSWMLMINEQPIAVDYLIVSAPGAELPNAEATRLQSMKSSVASFAASFYENYDDFSGDEEGSKSISVWVTSGRDQAQIIKRLVDDNFTRDTGIHVNLKLVSADILLPSTVAGKGPDVALQVGNEVPVNFATRNALQDLSVFDDFKATATQFTESAMVPYNYNGGSFALPEQLTFPVLFYRKDILEDELKLPVPQTWDDVYALIPELQKHNLQFGLPQRGLNAQGNDVATTDIITLPPSPTFAMLLYQNDGEFYKDGDQASGLDEESAIRQFKKWTDLYVNYKIPIQTDFANRFRTGEMPIGIVDYTMYNKLSVYAPEIKGLWGFVPVPGTKQQDGTVRRDVGAGGTSAVMFEHTKNKDAAWSFMKWWTSKETQLAFGRDMEVRLGTSARYPTANLEALQQLAWPVRDLQTLMEQMKWTKGIPEVPGGYLTGRNIDNAFRKVVVQGADPRETMEDYVRAMNEEISAKREEFKLPYKK